From a single Miscanthus floridulus cultivar M001 chromosome 8, ASM1932011v1, whole genome shotgun sequence genomic region:
- the LOC136473570 gene encoding inositol-tetrakisphosphate 1-kinase 4-like: MAEQSLSSSPTPAAAGGGGSGGSSSVRPPAVYTIGYAMLPNKHDTFVQPSFIDLAAQHGIRFVAVDASRPLVEQGPFDLVVHKLYGQPWRAQLEAYSALHPDVPIIDPPANIERILNRLTMLDVVSGLDSVAVPRQVIVHDAGALLQLVDDDAVLGDLRFPLIAKPVEVDGSAASHNLCLVYRREGLRGLRPPLVLQEFVNHGGVLFKVYVVADHATCVTRSSLPHVPHERLQDLTADAAVPFANISLLAPTTAVGDESAKVPPPQEFVDKVARELRRAVGLHLINFDLIRTRDAQGDAKYLVLDINYCPGYSKMPGFEPVLTEFFLEMLRSRPVRDDRPGPGAGLGVDEARKAEAEPTSVIPSGAEPRQLVQA; encoded by the coding sequence ATGGCGGAGCAGTCCCTGTCGTCCTCCCCAACACCAGCAGCTGCAGGAGGAGGAGGGTCCGGCGGCAGCTCGTCGGTGCGGCCTCCCGCCGTCTACACCATTGGCTACGCGATGCTGCCCAACAAGCATGACACCTTCGTCCAGCCGTCGTTCATCGACCTGGCAGCGCAGCACGGCATCCGGTTCGTGGCCGTCGACGCGTCCAGGCCGCTCGTGGAGCAGGGCCCCTTCGACCTCGTCGTCCACAAGCTCTACGGCCAGCCGTGGCGCGCGCAGCTGGAGGCCTACTCGGCGCTCCACCCTGACGTCCCCATCATCGACCCGCCCGCCAACATCGAGCGCATCCTCAACCGCCTCACCATGCTCGACGTCGTGTCCGGGCTCGACTCCGTGGCCGTCCCCaggcaggtcatcgtccacgacGCCGGGGCCCTGCTGCAGCTGGTCGACGACGACGCCGTCCTCGGCGACCTCCGGTTCCCGCTCATCGCCAAGCCCGTGGAGGTGGACGGGAGCGCCGCGTCCCACAACCTCTGCCTCGTGTACCGTCGCGAGGGCCTGCGCGGCCTCCGCCCGCCGCTCGTGCTGCAGGAGTTCGTCAACCACGGCGGCGTGCTCTTCAAAGTGTACGTGGTGGCCGACCACGCCACGTGCGTGACGCGGAGCAGCCTGCCGCACGTGCCACACGAGCGCCTCCAGGACCTCACCGCCGACGCCGCGGTCCCCTTCGCCAACATCTCCCTCCTCGCGCCCACTACCGCGGTCGGCGACGAGAGCGCCAAGGTGCCACCGCCACAGGAGTTCGTCGACAAGGTCGCCCGCGAGCTCCGGCGGGCAGTGGGCTTGCACCTCATCAACTTCGACCTCATCCGGACGAGGGACGCTCAAGGAGACGCCAAGTACCTCGTCCTCGACATCAACTACTGCCCGGGATACTCCAAAATGCCCGGTTTTGAGCCGGTCCTCACTGAATTCTTCTTGGAGATGCTTCGCAGCAGACCTGTTCGTGATGACCGGCCTGGACCGGGCGCTGGCCTAGGCGTTGATGAGGCACGCAAGGCAGAGGCCGAGCCCACCAGCGTCATCCCGTCGGGGGCGGAGCCGAGGCAGCTGGTTCAGGCCTAA